Below is a window of Roseivirga misakiensis DNA.
AGTTGAGAAAGAACACTGTTCTCAGGCGTAATTCCAGCATAATCATTAGGTGGGTCTGGTGTGAAAAGGTTTTGAGGACGTGGTAAGTTCTCAGGTCGTTTAGCACCTGTATTCGCCAATCCATCAATGAAGGCTGGATAAACGAAAAGTCCAGCTGCATCAATTACTTCAGCATCTGAAGGTATAGTTTGGTTTTGGCCAACACCGACAATCAAACCATCCCTAATTACTACAGTAGCGTCTTTCAATTCACTACCCGGTTTTGTGATCACCGTGGCATTCGTAATTGCATAGGTTCTAGTAACCGCAGATTTTCCTGAAGGATCGCTCTGCGCAAGAGATGTATGCAACACTGTGAATGATAGTAGCAACACTAAGTGTAGACGTAACATTCGAAAGGATTTCATATTTATTATTTAGTTAAGATTAGTTGGTGCATAATATACTTCAAAGGCAGCTTGAATTCAAAGCCAAATATGAGAGTGGTTCCATATTGATTTTGGGGGTACGTTCCTTTCCGTTTAACATTCTCAAACTGATCATGATTGTGGCGTATTTTATCTTCGGATTGTTTAAAATCGCTGATTTAAGGCATAAAAAAAGGCTCCGAAGAGCCTTTTTACAAATGGTTTATATTGGATTACTTTGGATCCAGAATGTTGTTAATTCGATCTTTCAAATCTTCTAAGTGTAATCGGCTTGCACGATCTGAATATTTGGACATAGCTCCATTCACATCTCTGAGCAATGTTTTTAATTCAGCTTTAACTACCGGACGTATATCAGACTGAGCTATGCTTACCTGTCTGGCTTGGAACTGATTAGAATCGTTGTTCATCATAAACTCTAATCTTGCTACAAAAGCTCTTTGAAGGTTTCTTCTGTAGGTATCGATCACAGCCCCACTTGATAGTTCGCTAAACAAACCTTTACGCGTATCTCCAAAGAGTTGATAGATGGTATAAGTGTTTCTTCCTTTGAACGCTTCCGCTTCAATTAGTCTTTGCGCTCTTGTAGCATCTAAAAGACGGTTTAAGTAAGATACTTGAGTAGTTCTGATTCGATTTACCGCTCCATACCCTTCAAGTTTTCTTAATAGGTCTTCATCTAACAACCATTTCGGAGTAGCAAAAGCGTGCTTATGCATCCACTCCATGGCTTCAACTTGTCGTTTTTCTGGTACAACGTTATAGATAACTCCTTCTTGATCTGACGACTTAAAATCTTCCGTTACGCCGCCGATAGTCGTGACCACATGCCCAACAAACCTTCTCCATTGGCCGATCGATTCGTTATAAATCTCTCGCGTTTCAGTATAATCTTCCCCGTCGGTAGTTGTCCAATCCAATAGGTTTGGAATAACGCGCATTAGATTCATCATACCATAAGTACTAGCCAATACACTATTATCTCCTAAATCTTCTGTTTGCGACTCTGGGTTGTATCCATTGCTGCTTCCAAACCTATACATTCGGTCATCAGCTTTATCTAAAATCCATTGATCTAGCGTGCTTGATTCTTCTTCTGGGCTGTCAGCGCCAGGGATTACACGATATCCCCAATTGATTACATACTTATCGTAAGGACCTATTTTTCTAATAAATCGCTCTACACCGTCACCGGGCTGGGCAATGTAATTCACACGAGCATAATCCATAATAGTAGGGGCTACACCGTACTCTTGAGTGAAATCAGGGTCTCTCAGTGATTCAACTGGGTAAGCAGAACTTGCTTTCATGTTATGAGGAAGTCCTAAAGCATGTCCAATTTCGTGTGCAATTACGGCACGCATCATTTCCCCGATATCCTCTTCTGGTGTATCAAGGGTCCTAGCTTTCGGGTTTGCGCCACCTGTTTGAATCAAATACCAGTTTCTATAAGATCTTAAGTGATTATGATACCAGATAATGTCACTTTCAATGATTTCACCACTTCTTGGATCCGCTGTACTAGGGCCTGTAGCATTTCGCGTCATATTCGCGATGTATCTCACAGTAGAGTATCTTGTATCTTCTGGACTCCAATCTGGGTCTTCTTCTTTAGTCGGTGGGTCTTTTGCAATAATTGCATTTTTGAATCCAGCAGCTTCAAAGGCCACTTGCCAATCTTCTATACCTAGTTTGAACCACTTTTTAAATCTTTCTGGTGTTCCAGGGTCTAAATAGTAAACGATCGGCTTAACTGGCTCTACTAATTCTCCTCTAGCATAGGCAGCAGGGTCTTTCGGTTCCAATCTCCATCTTTTAAGGAATCTAACTTGGTCACCTTTTAGCTTTTCTGAACTATAGTTCACATTACCCAAAGTAAACCAACCCACACGCTGATCGGCTAGGCGAGGCATCATTGGGACTTCGGGTAATTTGATCATAGACTGCGCTACTTGCATAGAGATCAAACCTGCACTGGCATTTGAAGGTGGTCTGCCAGCATCATAAGTCATGACTTGTCTTACTTCGACATTCTCTGGAAATGATTTTACAGATTCAGTATAGCTTTTTTCAGCATCAAGTCTACGTACTTGAAACTGGGTTCTAAAACGACCAGACATGGCGCTGATTGATCTTGTGTCTGCCGTAAAGAATCTCGTAACATCCACTAAATAGGCCGCAGAATCTTCTGGTTGGCCCATCACCTTGAATGATCCAATAATAGGGGCGAAGTTGTTATTTACCACAGATTTATAGATTGCATCGGTACTGTCAGCAACATTGTTGAATGACATTTTTTTGAGGTAAACCGTGCCATCTCTTTCTTCCCAACGTACTACTTGCTCTATCATTTTAGAACCTGAAGCAACAAATCCACCTCCGAAATTCTCAGGGGCTGAAACCAGTCTGGTCACCCAGAGCATATCTTTTCCAAGTTCGCTCTTTGGAATTTCGTACATGATTTTGCCATCCTTAGTATAGGCCGTAAAAAGGCCTTCATCGGCTTTCATACCTTTTACCAGTGAGGCGTATGTTTTTTCTTTCTTTTTCGGAGGAGCTGGCTTTTCGGTCGCCGGAGCTGCATCAGCCTTTTGATTTCGTTTCTTTCGTTGCGCTAAACCATCATGGCCGAGCGTTAACAGAAAGGCACTCGCTAAGAAAAGGCTAGCGGTTCTCTTCAGGTTATGTTTTTTTATCATTAGACTATATTTCATTTGTTTTAAGGAAACACATTCACTTGAAATCAGAAAAGACTATTCCCAAAGTGGGTAATTGATTATGTTAGTGGTCGAAAATCAAGGAAAAGGTTGTGAATAGATACTTGGAGATTATAGAAAGTGCCTATCAGGGATATGCCAACTACCTTTGGCAAGAGATCACTTTTCAGTATGACTATAAGCCATGGTGGCAAAATTATTTCTGGGCATTAATCACGGTTTCGTTGATCTTTTTGGCTTGGGAATGGTTGAGGCCTTGGCGTAAAGATCAACCTCGGTTTAGAAAGGACTTTTGGCTGGATGCCTTCTATATGTTCTTTAATTTTTTCCTTTTCTCCCTGATCATCTTTAATGCACTTTCGGAGGTTGTAGTTGATGCTTTTTCAAACCTTCTAGGACAATTTGGCTTGACGAATCTAGTGGCCATAGAAATTGGATCATGGACTATTTTTGCCCAACTGTTTACCCTGTTTATAATTAGAGATTTTATTCAGTGGTGGACCCATAGGTTACTACATGCCGTACCGTTTCTTTGGCGGTTTCACAAAGTGCATCACTCTGTAGAACAAATGGGTTTTGCAGCACATTTGAGGTATCATTGGATGGAAACTATCGTTTATCGAACAATCGAATATATACCACTAGCTATGATCGGTTTTGGGATAGACGACTTCTTTTTCGTGCATATGTTTACATTGGCTGTTGGTCACTGGAACCACGCGAATATTAAAGTGAATTTGGGGCCTTTGAAATACATTTTTAATAACCCCAATATGCATATGTGGCACCATGCACATGACTTACCAAAAGAACGCCGAACAGGTGTGAATTTTGGGCTAACCTTGAGTGTATGGGACTATCTGTTTGGGACAGCTTACATTCCGTCTAGTGGTAAATCCATTAAGCTAGGGTTTCCCGGAGTAACTAAGTTTCCGAAGAACTTCTGGGGACAGATTTCTCATGGGTTTGGCAAAAAAGGCCAATGATAGATTTCTGGCTATCTTTAGAAATACTTAATTCAGAATCATGAGAAATTTTTTTGCATTAGCGCTTCGTCTCACAATTTCAACATCACTTTTTGCTCAAGAGGCAAAACCTGAAGATGTCAAATCTGCCGACGCTATTTTAACCGCTTTGTACGACGTAATATCTGGTCCCGCAGGCGAAAAACGTGATTGGGATAGAATGAAAAGCCTGTTTATTCCTGAAGGTAGATTGATGCCAACAGGGAAAGGACAAAATGGTGTCAGTTACAGAGTCTGGACAGTTCAAGAATATATCGATCAAGCAGGGGCGAGTCTTGAAAAGAATGGTTTTTTTGAAGTTGAAGTGAGTCGAAAAATCGAGTCATATGGTACGATTTCTCATGTTTTCAGTACTTATGAGTCTAGAAGAACGCTAGAAGATAAAGAACCTTTTGCGCGAGGGATCAATAGTATACAGCTTTTGAATGACGGTGATCGCTGGTGGATCGTTAGCGTTTTCTGGATGGGAGAGACACCAGAATTTCAATTGCCCAAGAAGTACCTCAAAAAGGTAAAGAAGAAAAGAGGAGCTTAGTCGTAAACCTCATTAATCACGCCTGCTAGGCGAACGCCAGCTTGAAGAATTCTTTGTTTAACTAAATCGAAGTTATCATAAGAGTAACGGTAGCTCAACCTACCGTTTTCCGGAATGGTATATACCTGATCTCGATAGGACATCGACTCCATGGCCCAATCCCGTACCGAGGCACTTTGCCATGTTGTTACCTCGTCCTTAGTCGGGTGGTTTACCCAGTCGGCCAATTCCGTATAACTGAACTGCTTGCTATCAATCATGCGGGTATCCCACACGCTATGAAGATTAGTATCATTACCAAACCATTGTACTTTCACGTCATTGCCTCCACGATCTTCACCGTTTCCAACATGAAGTGGTTGATGAATATCACCGACTAAATGCACTAAATACTTAAGGTTTTGAGCTTCAGCAGCCAGAGATAGTGTATCAGACTTCAGTTCAGCAATGATTTTCTCGATCGCCCAAATTACATCACCACCTTTTTGTTTTGGAGCAGTTTCGTAAGTCATACCGTCAGGAATGGTGCAATAATGCCATGTGTTGGCATACCGATATGCATTGTCGGATCTTATCTCGTCCATCCATGTGCTTACTTCGGCTAAAGTTTCATTTCCCAGCACTCTTCTTACATTTTTGGATGCCCTTTTTGAAAGCATACCATCAGCAATATGGCCTACAGTTCTATGTCCAATTTGTCCCCAATAAGCTTCCTTCGGAGCTACATTATTACCAAGGAAGAACAATGCGATGAATAGACTTAGGTATTTCATATTGCTTGATTTTCTTCCTGCAAGCTTACTAAAAAGAGATTAGTTTCTGATTACCTTTTGTTTAAATATCTGTGATCACTTTCGCCAGTGGTAAAATCAGATGGTAAAATCTTGAATCGATTGTTTATTTTGCCCTCAAATCTTCAATCATGAAAAAGTTAGTCTTAACAACCATTGTTTTATTTCTTCTTATAAATCTGTCATTCGCTCAGAAAACAGCGTTTACAGTAGAAGATGCCATTAGAGTCAAGTCTTTAGGAAGCCAAACGCTCAGTAACGATGGTACCTTGCTAGCAGGAATTATTTCCGATGGTAAAGCACGTTTCGGTACGGATCATTTTAGGTTTAGAGATCCGAGTTATCTCAACTTGCGGGCGGGGAGATTAGTGATTATAAACACAAACTCGGGAGCAAAAAACGAGGTATTCAAAGAAGATGTTCGAGTAACTAGTTTGACTTGGGATGAAGATGGAAAAAACCTATTTTTTCTTCAACAGCAAGAGGACAAATTGGTCTTAGCTTATTATGAAGTTAAAAGTAAGAGAACCAAATACGTAAAAGTTAAAGATTCTAGAATACTTACGTCAAATTCTGGTATTAACGTTATGCCAAATGGTTCAGATATAGTGCTCGCTGTAAGAAAGGTCGGTTGGTTTGAAAAAGCGATGGCTGAATATAAAGAGGCTACTGAGGGACCAATTGTAGTGTATGATGGCAACGATGATTTTTTGAAATGGGATCGAATTGGACTTACAGGAAGCCTGACTGAAATCGTAAAGATTAATGTCAAATCTGGAAATGTTGAGGATCTATTGCCTGAGTCTAGCTATGGCGGAATAAGCATTAGCAGAGAAGGTAAGTTTCTGTCTTATCCTGAAAACTTCAGAACTAAGACTAGTTATAAAAGAAACGATGGCACCGAGTACAAATTGAGTTTTCTAAAGCTAACTGAAAAGGATGCAGCGCCTGAAGTCATTTATGGAAAAAGCGATAAAAGGCGACGTTTTTGGTGGGACGAAGACGAAAGAAACTTCGCTTGGGTAGATTCTGGAAATGTTTATGTCGATAAACTGAGCACCTT
It encodes the following:
- a CDS encoding zinc-dependent metalloprotease; translation: MIKKHNLKRTASLFLASAFLLTLGHDGLAQRKKRNQKADAAPATEKPAPPKKKEKTYASLVKGMKADEGLFTAYTKDGKIMYEIPKSELGKDMLWVTRLVSAPENFGGGFVASGSKMIEQVVRWEERDGTVYLKKMSFNNVADSTDAIYKSVVNNNFAPIIGSFKVMGQPEDSAAYLVDVTRFFTADTRSISAMSGRFRTQFQVRRLDAEKSYTESVKSFPENVEVRQVMTYDAGRPPSNASAGLISMQVAQSMIKLPEVPMMPRLADQRVGWFTLGNVNYSSEKLKGDQVRFLKRWRLEPKDPAAYARGELVEPVKPIVYYLDPGTPERFKKWFKLGIEDWQVAFEAAGFKNAIIAKDPPTKEEDPDWSPEDTRYSTVRYIANMTRNATGPSTADPRSGEIIESDIIWYHNHLRSYRNWYLIQTGGANPKARTLDTPEEDIGEMMRAVIAHEIGHALGLPHNMKASSAYPVESLRDPDFTQEYGVAPTIMDYARVNYIAQPGDGVERFIRKIGPYDKYVINWGYRVIPGADSPEEESSTLDQWILDKADDRMYRFGSSNGYNPESQTEDLGDNSVLASTYGMMNLMRVIPNLLDWTTTDGEDYTETREIYNESIGQWRRFVGHVVTTIGGVTEDFKSSDQEGVIYNVVPEKRQVEAMEWMHKHAFATPKWLLDEDLLRKLEGYGAVNRIRTTQVSYLNRLLDATRAQRLIEAEAFKGRNTYTIYQLFGDTRKGLFSELSSGAVIDTYRRNLQRAFVARLEFMMNNDSNQFQARQVSIAQSDIRPVVKAELKTLLRDVNGAMSKYSDRASRLHLEDLKDRINNILDPK
- a CDS encoding sterol desaturase family protein — encoded protein: MNRYLEIIESAYQGYANYLWQEITFQYDYKPWWQNYFWALITVSLIFLAWEWLRPWRKDQPRFRKDFWLDAFYMFFNFFLFSLIIFNALSEVVVDAFSNLLGQFGLTNLVAIEIGSWTIFAQLFTLFIIRDFIQWWTHRLLHAVPFLWRFHKVHHSVEQMGFAAHLRYHWMETIVYRTIEYIPLAMIGFGIDDFFFVHMFTLAVGHWNHANIKVNLGPLKYIFNNPNMHMWHHAHDLPKERRTGVNFGLTLSVWDYLFGTAYIPSSGKSIKLGFPGVTKFPKNFWGQISHGFGKKGQ
- a CDS encoding S1/P1 nuclease codes for the protein MKYLSLFIALFFLGNNVAPKEAYWGQIGHRTVGHIADGMLSKRASKNVRRVLGNETLAEVSTWMDEIRSDNAYRYANTWHYCTIPDGMTYETAPKQKGGDVIWAIEKIIAELKSDTLSLAAEAQNLKYLVHLVGDIHQPLHVGNGEDRGGNDVKVQWFGNDTNLHSVWDTRMIDSKQFSYTELADWVNHPTKDEVTTWQSASVRDWAMESMSYRDQVYTIPENGRLSYRYSYDNFDLVKQRILQAGVRLAGVINEVYD